From Trichoderma atroviride chromosome 1, complete sequence, one genomic window encodes:
- a CDS encoding uncharacterized protein (EggNog:ENOG41): MKFSTLAGAAALTGAAMAAKDSRTFAVLRFTNKGLVTTRADPIVQPGGPSGHVHNVLGGSNFGFSSTGQDLLKSNCSTALVKGDFSNYWYPTLYFNDPKTGLLESVDVYYTNVYYFFEATNDDIKAFPTGLQMVSGNAMTRVAPSGGGGSQLDPSKGPVQPIQFTCPRSSYNPPSYPAGSDGSKAGMVDPNNQGAGAGFPDVNCDGLYSPLRLDIHFPSCYNPAAGLTNYKTNTAFPTDAGNGKADCPAGWIHTPHIFFEAYMDTQPFASRWTPNQGTQPFVFSNGDVTGYSGHADFMAAWDEDVLQHIIDTCDAGDSGMDQCPDLPYGLNSGECTIPPLVNEVITGNLTALPGNNPLSGFTFGNEAPAMGSGSSTSTSTNNASSGSSSGSSGATGSKPASSSKPAAAATSNVVNAAQPVSSSKAAAGAGSKTITAGSAPTATSVATKGNSAAVGGYTYAGCYQDNIGRVLTGDILPNLGPMTNEKCVANCVKKGFSVAATEYGGQCYCGNELVGSSKLAESQCATACEGAASEVCGGSWAISVYSKTGSVSLTAAKSRRAEQHAHRHRARRV; encoded by the exons aTGAAGTTCTCTACTCTCGCGGGCGCTGCCGCCCTGACTggcgctgccatggctgccaaggacAGCCGAACCTTTGCTGTTCTGCGATTCACCAACAAGGGCTTGGTCACCACTCGTGCTGATCCCATTGTCCAGCCCGGCGGTCCTTCTGGACACGTCCACAACGTCCTCGGAGGCAGCAACTTtggcttctcctccaccgGCCAGGACCTGCTCAAGTCCAACTGCAGTACCGCTCTGGTCAAGGGTGACTTCTCCAACTACTGGTACCCGACTCTGTACTTCAATGACCCCAAGACCGGTCTCCTGGAGTCTGTCGACGTCTACTACACCAACGTCTACTACTTCTTCGAGGCCACCAACGACGACATCAAGGCCTTCCCCACGGGCCTGCAGATGGTCTCTGGCAATGCCATGACCCGTGTCGCCCCgtctggcggcggtggctctCAGCTGGACCCCTCCAAGGGCCCTGTCCAGCCGATCCAGTTCACCTGCCCTCGATCCTCCTACAACCCTCCCTCCTATCCCGCCGGATCTGACGGTTCCAAGGCTGGCATGGTCGACCCCAACAACCagggcgctggagctggtttCCCCGACGTCAACTGCGACGGCCTGTACTCTCCTCTCCGTCTGGACATTCACTTCCCCTCCTGCTACAACCCCGCCGCCGGCCTGACCAACTACAAGACCAACACTGCTTTCCCCACCGATGCTGGAAATGGCAAGGCCGACTGCCCTGCTGGCTGGATTCACACTCCTCACATCTTCTTCGAGGCCTACATGGACACCCAGCCCTTTGCCAGCCGCTGGACCCCCAACCAGGGCACCCAGCctttcgtcttctccaacgGTGACGTTACTGGCTACAGTGGCCACGCCGACTTCATGGCTGCCTGGGATGAGGATGTCCTCCAGCACATCATCGACACTTGTGATGCCGGTGACTCTGGTATGGACCAGTGCCCTGACCTGCCCTACGGCCTGAACAGCGGCGAATGCACCATTCCTCCTCTGGTCAACGAGGTCATCACCGGCAACCTCACTGCTCTGCCTGGTAACAACCCCCTCAGCGGCTTCACCTTTGGTAACGAGGCTCCCGCCATGGGCTCTGGTTCTtccacctccacctccaccaaTAATGCTTCCTCTGGTTCCtcctctggctcttctggcgCTACCGGTTCCAAGCCTGCAAGCTCTTccaagcctgctgctgctgctaccagcAACGTCGTCAACGCCGCCCAGCCTGTCTCTTcctccaaggctgctgctggcgctggctcCAAGACCA TCACTGCTGGCTCTGCCCCTACTGCCACTTCCGTTGCTACCAAGGGTAACTCTGCTGCCGTCGGTGGATACACCTACGCCGGCTGCTACCAGGACAACATTGGCCGTGTTCTGACCGGTGATATCCTGCCTAACCTTGGCCCCATGACCAACGAGAAGTGCGTTGCCAACTGCGTCAAGAAGGGCTTCTCTGTTGCCGCTACCGAGTACGGTGGCCAGTGCTACTGTGGCAACGAGCTCGTCGGCTCTTCCAAGCTCGCCGAGTCTCAGTGCGCCACCGCTTGCGAGGGTGCCGCCAGCGAGGTTTGCGGTGGAAGCTGGGCCATCAGCGTCTACAGCAAGACCGGCTCCGTCAGCCTGACCGCTGCCAAGTCTCGCCGCGCTGAGCAGCACGCCCACCGTCACCGCGCCCGCCGCGTCTAA